The following coding sequences lie in one Haematobia irritans isolate KBUSLIRL chromosome 3, ASM5000362v1, whole genome shotgun sequence genomic window:
- the LOC142230460 gene encoding uncharacterized protein LOC142230460 → MTATLPESEDDVPMLDEEREINSSIAPLADEHTISTTTDSAILADNVATATNKKPLTTASGVPPGELFVASPPHITLGCKVVFNSLLTLRVLDTRLFRVKFI, encoded by the coding sequence ATGACTGCTACCCTTCCAGAGTCTGAGGACGACGTCCCCATGTTGGATGAGGAACGGGAGATTAATTCTAGCATCGCACCCCTTGCCGATGAACATACCATCAGTACGACTACTGATTCTGCCATTCTGGCCGACAATGTTGCAACAGCAACCAATAAAAAACCGTTGACGACGGCTTCTGGGGTCCCTCCAGGAGAATTGTTTGTGGCTTCGCCACCCCATATCACACTTGGGTGTAAGGTAGTCTTCAACAGCCTTCTGACTTTACGAGTCCTCGACACCCGGctcttccgagtcaaatttatttga